From a single Microbacterium murale genomic region:
- a CDS encoding ClpP family protease, which produces MSSYTIPNVIAQHPRGERVMDVYSHLLAERVIYLGTGIDAGVANALIAQLLHLDADSPDTGVQFYINSEGGDPGAALAIYDTLQHIRPAVATTVVGQAIGPAALLSAAGAPGQRAALTHARIVLHQPAGQSRGAIPDLILAADEVVRVRSDMEAILARHTGRTVEALRADTDRDRVFTASAALDYGLIDTVLGERG; this is translated from the coding sequence ATGAGCAGCTACACGATCCCGAACGTCATCGCGCAGCATCCACGGGGTGAGCGCGTCATGGATGTCTACTCGCACCTGCTCGCCGAGAGGGTGATCTACCTGGGCACAGGCATCGATGCCGGGGTCGCGAACGCGCTGATCGCGCAGCTGCTGCATCTCGACGCAGACAGCCCCGATACCGGCGTCCAGTTCTACATCAACAGCGAGGGTGGCGACCCTGGTGCCGCGCTGGCCATCTACGACACTCTGCAGCACATCCGTCCGGCGGTCGCGACGACTGTCGTCGGCCAGGCGATCGGGCCGGCGGCGCTGCTCTCCGCTGCCGGAGCGCCGGGGCAGCGAGCAGCATTGACGCACGCGCGGATCGTGCTGCATCAGCCGGCAGGGCAGTCGCGCGGGGCGATCCCCGACCTCATCCTCGCCGCCGACGAGGTGGTCAGAGTGCGCTCCGACATGGAGGCGATCCTCGCACGGCACACCGGCCGCACGGTCGAGGCGCTGCGCGCCGACACCGACCGGGATCGGGTGTTCACGGCATCCGCGGCGCTGGACTACGGCCTGATCGACACGGTACTGGGGGAGCGGGGGTAG
- a CDS encoding acetylxylan esterase: MPRFDLPIEELRSYRPEVAEPADFDDFWEQTLEESRAAAQPIQLRRIDSPLQSVEVYDVTFSGFNGDPVGGWLLFPVDTDEPLPAVVEFNGYGGGRGLPHERLGWASSGYAHFFMDTRGQGSNGGTGGVTPDPHGSGPAASGFMTRGIEDPSNYYYRRVYTDAVLAIDAIRSLDRVDASRVAVCGGSQGGGIAIAAAGLSTGLIAAMPDVPFLCQFERAVGFTGRDPYNEIARYLSVHRGAEGRIFETLSYFDGVNLARRATAPALFSVALMDPVCPPSTVFAARNNWGGVAEIAEYAFNEHEGGQGVQWQKQAAFLAEQLAG, encoded by the coding sequence ATGCCGCGTTTCGATCTGCCCATTGAGGAGCTCCGCTCCTACCGCCCCGAGGTCGCGGAGCCCGCCGACTTCGATGACTTCTGGGAGCAGACTCTCGAGGAATCACGTGCGGCAGCGCAGCCCATTCAGCTGCGACGCATCGATTCCCCCCTCCAGTCGGTGGAGGTGTACGACGTGACTTTCAGCGGTTTCAACGGCGACCCTGTGGGCGGATGGCTGCTGTTTCCCGTCGACACCGATGAGCCGCTGCCTGCAGTGGTGGAATTCAACGGGTACGGCGGTGGCCGCGGCCTGCCGCACGAGCGACTGGGATGGGCGTCGTCCGGATACGCGCACTTCTTCATGGACACTCGTGGACAGGGCAGCAACGGAGGCACCGGCGGTGTCACTCCCGATCCGCATGGCTCGGGACCGGCCGCTTCCGGGTTCATGACCCGCGGGATCGAAGACCCGAGCAACTACTACTACCGACGGGTCTACACCGATGCCGTGCTCGCCATCGACGCCATCCGCTCGCTCGACCGGGTCGACGCATCGCGGGTCGCCGTGTGCGGCGGAAGCCAGGGAGGCGGGATCGCGATCGCCGCTGCCGGCCTTTCCACCGGCCTCATCGCCGCGATGCCGGACGTGCCGTTCCTGTGCCAGTTCGAGCGCGCGGTGGGTTTCACCGGGCGCGACCCGTACAACGAAATCGCTCGGTACCTGTCAGTCCACCGCGGCGCGGAAGGGCGCATCTTCGAGACCCTGTCGTACTTCGACGGCGTGAACCTCGCGCGCCGGGCGACGGCCCCAGCCCTCTTCTCGGTCGCCCTGATGGACCCGGTCTGCCCGCCTTCGACGGTCTTCGCTGCACGGAACAACTGGGGCGGGGTCGCGGAGATCGCCGAGTACGCGTTCAACGAGCACGAGGGCGGGCAGGGCGTGCAATGGCAGAAGCAGGCGGCGTTCCTCGCGGAGCAGCTCGCGGGCTGA
- a CDS encoding metal ABC transporter ATP-binding protein, whose protein sequence is MHGAIEVRGATVRYGEVLALDDVSLTVEAGRVTGLIGMNGSGKSTLFKTIIGLVRPTAGQVRLQGADPTSARRRGLIGYVPQSEDVDWTFPVSVRDVVMMGRYGRQGPLRRARAADRRAVDDALERVELTDLAERQIGQLSGGQRKRAFVARGIAQGADILLLDEPFAGVDKRSEATIVRLLRELAASGSTVLVSTHDLHALPSLADEAVLLLRRVLFHGSVAEALEPANLSRAFGLESDANPEEAS, encoded by the coding sequence ATGCACGGTGCCATCGAGGTGCGCGGTGCCACGGTCCGCTACGGCGAAGTGCTCGCGCTCGACGACGTCTCGCTCACGGTCGAAGCCGGACGCGTCACCGGGCTCATCGGCATGAACGGATCAGGAAAGTCCACCCTGTTCAAGACGATCATCGGCCTCGTGCGACCGACCGCAGGACAGGTGCGACTGCAGGGAGCGGATCCGACATCCGCTCGCCGCCGCGGTCTGATCGGCTACGTGCCGCAGAGCGAGGACGTCGACTGGACCTTCCCGGTCTCGGTGCGGGATGTCGTGATGATGGGCCGCTACGGCCGCCAGGGGCCGCTGCGGCGAGCGCGAGCTGCAGACAGGCGGGCCGTCGACGATGCCCTCGAGCGGGTGGAGCTCACGGACCTCGCAGAGCGGCAGATCGGGCAGCTCTCCGGAGGGCAGCGCAAGCGCGCGTTCGTCGCCCGCGGCATCGCCCAGGGCGCAGACATCCTGCTGCTCGACGAGCCGTTCGCCGGCGTCGACAAGCGCAGCGAGGCGACGATCGTGCGTCTGCTGCGCGAGCTCGCCGCATCCGGCAGTACGGTCCTGGTCTCGACGCACGATCTGCATGCGCTCCCCTCTCTCGCGGACGAGGCGGTGCTGCTGCTGCGCCGGGTGCTGTTCCACGGATCGGTCGCCGAGGCGCTCGAGCCCGCAAACCTGTCACGGGCGTTCGGGCTGGAGAGCGATGCAAATCCGGAGGAGGCGTCATGA
- a CDS encoding helix-turn-helix domain-containing protein encodes MAEIVPFPRTPHPSRGPRPQNGPEPLWRHLLGDQLRRRRHEREETLTETAEQAGVSPQYLSEVERGLKEPSSEMIAAIAGALDTTLIELASSVADELRTASAPASAVVSAGTRGAFALAA; translated from the coding sequence ATGGCCGAGATCGTCCCCTTCCCCCGCACGCCTCATCCGTCTCGCGGACCGCGCCCTCAGAACGGACCAGAGCCGCTGTGGCGGCATCTGCTCGGAGACCAGCTCCGGCGCCGTCGGCACGAGCGTGAAGAGACCCTCACCGAGACCGCCGAGCAGGCCGGCGTCTCACCGCAGTACCTCTCCGAGGTCGAGCGCGGGCTAAAAGAGCCATCGAGTGAGATGATCGCCGCGATCGCCGGGGCACTCGACACGACACTCATCGAACTCGCCAGCAGCGTCGCCGACGAACTGCGTACAGCCTCGGCTCCGGCATCCGCTGTCGTGTCTGCCGGTACCCGGGGCGCGTTCGCCCTCGCGGCCTGA
- a CDS encoding acyl-CoA thioesterase — MAKHASGWNPSDDGINFHTRKWVRPEDLNANGSLFGGSLLKWIDEEAAIYAIVQLGNYRVVTKLISEINFEASALQGDLIEMGLTATHFGRTSLTMRAVVRNMITRKRILTIEKIVFVSLGEDGHPVPHGYSNITYDRDRMPHEHPGTGTIRLPSP, encoded by the coding sequence ATGGCAAAGCACGCATCCGGTTGGAACCCCTCCGACGACGGCATCAACTTCCACACCCGCAAGTGGGTGCGGCCGGAGGATCTGAACGCGAACGGGTCGCTGTTCGGCGGAAGCCTGCTGAAGTGGATCGACGAGGAAGCCGCGATCTACGCGATCGTGCAGCTCGGCAACTATCGCGTGGTGACCAAGCTCATCTCGGAGATCAACTTCGAGGCATCTGCCCTCCAGGGGGACCTCATCGAGATGGGCCTGACCGCAACGCATTTCGGTCGCACCTCTCTCACGATGCGCGCAGTGGTGCGCAACATGATCACTCGCAAGCGCATTCTCACGATCGAGAAGATCGTCTTCGTCAGCCTCGGTGAAGACGGGCACCCCGTGCCGCATGGCTACTCGAACATCACCTACGACCGCGACCGCATGCCGCACGAGCACCCCGGTACCGGAACGATCAGGCTCCCCTCCCCCTGA
- a CDS encoding metal ABC transporter substrate-binding protein, with the protein MPKNFRVAAAVLIASAVALVGCAGPDAADEDDRPVVLTTFTVLADIAQNVAGDHLRVESITKPGAEIHGYEPTPGDIRKATDADLILDNGLNLEVWFAQFVESVDVPHVVVSEDVDAIDITEDAYAGKPNPHAWMSPANVQLYVDTMATAFSDLDPEHADEFAANAEAYKAELQRVQDDLVAELAELPENERALVTCEGAFSYLARDAGLTEAYIWAVNAEQQATPRQIAAAIEFVDENEVPAVFCESTVSDKAMQQVVQATGATFGGTLYVDSLSEADGPVPTYLDLIRHDADLIVAGLTGSEAAP; encoded by the coding sequence GTGCCTAAAAATTTCCGCGTCGCCGCGGCCGTCCTCATCGCGAGTGCCGTCGCGCTCGTCGGCTGCGCAGGCCCTGATGCCGCCGACGAAGACGACCGCCCGGTCGTGCTGACCACCTTCACGGTGTTGGCCGACATCGCCCAGAACGTCGCCGGCGACCACCTCCGCGTCGAGTCGATCACCAAGCCCGGCGCCGAGATCCACGGGTACGAGCCGACACCGGGCGACATCCGGAAGGCGACGGATGCTGATCTGATCCTCGACAACGGGCTGAACCTCGAGGTCTGGTTCGCCCAGTTCGTCGAGTCCGTCGACGTGCCGCACGTGGTGGTCTCAGAAGACGTCGATGCGATCGACATCACCGAGGACGCCTATGCCGGCAAGCCCAATCCCCACGCGTGGATGAGCCCTGCCAATGTGCAGCTGTACGTCGACACGATGGCCACGGCCTTCAGCGACCTCGATCCAGAGCACGCGGACGAGTTCGCAGCCAACGCCGAGGCGTACAAGGCCGAACTTCAGCGGGTGCAGGACGACCTGGTCGCCGAGCTCGCCGAGCTTCCCGAGAACGAGCGCGCCCTGGTCACCTGCGAAGGCGCTTTCTCGTACCTCGCCAGGGATGCCGGACTCACCGAGGCCTACATTTGGGCAGTGAACGCCGAGCAGCAGGCGACGCCGCGCCAGATCGCAGCCGCGATCGAGTTCGTGGACGAGAACGAGGTGCCGGCCGTGTTCTGCGAATCGACAGTGTCGGACAAGGCCATGCAGCAGGTGGTGCAGGCGACGGGGGCGACCTTCGGCGGCACGCTCTACGTCGATTCGCTGTCGGAGGCCGATGGTCCCGTGCCCACCTACCTGGACCTCATCCGCCACGACGCCGACCTGATCGTCGCCGGGCTGACCGGTTCCGAGGCCGCGCCATGA
- a CDS encoding helix-turn-helix transcriptional regulator, with protein MDTRNEVREFLSTRRARITPDQAGLPAFGGNRRVPGLRREEVSLLAGVSVDYYTRLERGDLSGASDSVLDALARALKLDDAETAHLFDLARTANASPMARKPRKKADGLRPSIQRLLDAMTGAPALVRNNYFDFLAGNALGKALYAPLFAEPAPNSARFAFLNPAARDFYLEWERTTEELVATIRGEAGRNPYDKKLTDLVGELSTRSDRFRTLWAAHNVRYHRTGVKRINHPAFGDLELTYEAFELPADPGLHLSTYTAEPGTPSEEKLKLLASWAATDAAAEVPVRREV; from the coding sequence ATGGACACCCGTAACGAGGTGCGCGAGTTCCTCTCCACGAGGCGTGCGCGCATCACTCCAGATCAAGCAGGACTCCCCGCGTTCGGCGGCAACCGCCGCGTGCCAGGACTCCGTCGCGAGGAGGTCTCGCTGCTCGCAGGGGTGAGTGTGGATTACTACACCCGCCTCGAGCGGGGCGACCTGTCCGGAGCATCCGACAGCGTTCTCGACGCACTCGCCAGGGCCCTGAAACTCGACGATGCCGAAACCGCGCACCTGTTCGATCTCGCCCGCACGGCGAACGCCTCGCCGATGGCTCGTAAGCCTCGCAAGAAGGCGGACGGGCTGCGTCCCAGCATCCAACGCCTGCTCGACGCGATGACCGGCGCACCGGCGCTCGTCCGCAACAACTACTTCGACTTTCTGGCCGGCAACGCACTCGGAAAGGCACTGTACGCCCCGCTGTTCGCAGAGCCCGCCCCCAACAGCGCGCGCTTCGCATTCCTGAATCCCGCAGCGCGGGACTTCTACCTGGAGTGGGAGCGCACCACCGAGGAGCTCGTCGCCACGATCCGCGGTGAAGCCGGCCGCAACCCCTATGACAAGAAGCTCACCGATCTGGTCGGAGAACTCTCGACGCGAAGCGACCGGTTCCGCACCTTGTGGGCGGCGCACAACGTGCGTTATCACCGCACCGGGGTGAAGCGGATCAATCATCCCGCGTTCGGAGATCTCGAGCTCACCTACGAGGCGTTCGAACTACCGGCGGATCCAGGGCTGCACCTGTCGACCTACACGGCTGAGCCTGGGACGCCGTCGGAGGAGAAGCTGAAACTGCTCGCCAGTTGGGCGGCGACGGATGCCGCGGCAGAGGTTCCGGTGCGGCGCGAAGTATGA
- a CDS encoding cell division initiation protein — translation MSNSAENNVDEHGADFFDQLAQGQPREQGNFTIGFRGYDRGEVDAALAGLRMQVQRADADLAEARAGVSRDVESVRSEVSAALADSEARIAELEAQNQERVAALEADLAAARAQADDAEQQVATLTSELVDAPKTGAETEGSRLQFEAVLRVAEEQASVLIQNAAVQAERLLEAAREEAESRRVELAAEVDRITAQAQHDADQVRLRIDTEYTAHEATIQREAAHASEKVIQAEQEAATVRTEAEKGSAALRSMVTRETSQQRADAEREVREMNARVLEFEETLTRRQDDAQQEFLLLHNQAVAHAERITTDANEQVAASLEHSKRISAKADDYERLMRSQAQAIEADAQVRARETLERARVKAQKIVSTVTGHTTEVLRDAEDRTRQLRWQQQQLNSFMAEVRELIRPDGVLGSDAADDGDTDDADDVDVLEEGDEFIELAPEGEEDDLDESDDDEDADDESADEDEDEGDDAKS, via the coding sequence GTGAGCAACTCCGCCGAGAACAACGTCGACGAGCACGGGGCCGACTTCTTCGATCAGCTGGCCCAGGGGCAGCCCCGGGAGCAGGGAAACTTCACGATCGGTTTCCGCGGCTACGACCGCGGTGAAGTGGATGCCGCGCTCGCCGGTCTGCGGATGCAGGTGCAGCGCGCGGACGCTGATCTCGCAGAGGCCCGCGCTGGTGTGAGCCGCGATGTCGAATCGGTGCGGTCCGAGGTCTCGGCGGCGCTCGCAGACAGCGAAGCGCGCATCGCCGAGCTCGAGGCGCAGAATCAAGAACGCGTCGCCGCGCTGGAGGCCGACCTCGCCGCGGCTCGCGCGCAGGCCGACGATGCCGAGCAGCAGGTCGCGACGCTGACGAGCGAGCTCGTGGATGCTCCCAAGACGGGTGCGGAGACCGAGGGGTCGCGTCTGCAGTTCGAGGCCGTGCTTCGCGTCGCAGAGGAGCAGGCGTCCGTCCTGATCCAGAACGCCGCGGTGCAGGCCGAGCGTCTGCTCGAAGCCGCGCGGGAAGAGGCCGAGTCGCGTCGGGTCGAGCTCGCCGCAGAGGTCGACCGCATCACCGCGCAGGCGCAGCACGACGCCGATCAGGTGCGTCTGCGGATCGACACCGAGTACACCGCGCACGAGGCGACCATCCAGCGCGAGGCGGCGCACGCATCCGAGAAGGTCATCCAGGCCGAGCAGGAGGCTGCGACGGTTCGCACCGAGGCCGAGAAGGGATCGGCCGCGCTGCGCTCCATGGTCACACGCGAGACCAGCCAGCAGCGAGCGGATGCTGAGCGCGAGGTGCGCGAGATGAACGCACGCGTGCTGGAGTTCGAAGAGACCCTGACCCGCCGCCAGGACGACGCTCAGCAGGAGTTCCTGCTGCTGCACAACCAGGCCGTCGCCCACGCCGAGCGCATCACGACCGACGCGAATGAGCAGGTCGCGGCATCCCTCGAGCACTCCAAGCGCATCTCCGCGAAGGCCGACGACTACGAGCGTCTGATGCGCTCGCAGGCTCAGGCCATCGAAGCCGATGCTCAGGTGCGCGCCCGCGAGACTCTCGAGCGCGCGCGTGTGAAGGCGCAGAAGATCGTCAGCACGGTCACCGGCCACACGACCGAGGTGCTGCGCGACGCAGAGGACCGCACCCGTCAGCTGCGCTGGCAGCAGCAGCAGTTGAACAGCTTCATGGCAGAGGTTCGCGAGCTCATCCGCCCCGACGGCGTGCTCGGATCGGATGCTGCGGATGACGGCGACACGGATGATGCAGATGACGTGGACGTGCTCGAAGAGGGCGACGAGTTCATCGAGCTGGCACCCGAGGGTGAAGAGGACGACCTCGACGAGTCCGACGATGACGAAGACGCTGATGACGAGTCCGCCGATGAGGACGAAGACGAGGGCGACGACGCCAAGAGCTGA
- a CDS encoding ClpP family protease, with amino-acid sequence MSEENPIPQFGPEARRALFHERILVLDGALDDDNGTLLMTQLLSLSAEDPVADIALWIHSPGGSVPSMLAIRDIMHLIPNDVATLALGTAASAGQFLLSAGTKGKRRALPHARILMHQGSAGIGGSAVEIEVQADDLRQMRDTVLGIISDDTGQPAERIFEDSLHDRWYTTAQAEDYGFIDEIVDSIAQVLPRRRARVGLGTDAGASATEGAKS; translated from the coding sequence ATGAGCGAAGAGAACCCCATCCCGCAGTTCGGCCCAGAGGCCAGACGCGCACTTTTCCACGAACGCATCCTGGTGCTGGACGGCGCCCTCGACGACGACAACGGCACGCTGCTGATGACGCAACTGCTGTCGCTGTCGGCCGAAGACCCTGTCGCCGACATCGCCCTGTGGATCCACTCGCCCGGCGGCTCGGTGCCGTCGATGCTGGCGATCCGCGACATCATGCACCTCATCCCGAACGATGTCGCGACCCTTGCGCTCGGGACTGCGGCCAGCGCAGGGCAGTTCCTGCTCTCCGCCGGCACGAAGGGCAAGCGCCGCGCGCTGCCGCACGCGCGCATCCTCATGCATCAGGGGTCGGCGGGCATCGGCGGCTCGGCCGTGGAGATCGAGGTGCAGGCCGACGACCTGCGGCAGATGCGCGACACCGTGCTGGGCATCATCTCCGATGACACCGGTCAGCCCGCCGAGCGCATCTTCGAGGATTCGCTGCACGATCGCTGGTACACGACCGCGCAGGCCGAGGACTACGGATTCATCGACGAGATCGTCGACTCGATCGCGCAGGTCTTGCCTCGGCGCCGCGCGCGAGTCGGATTGGGCACGGATGCCGGAGCATCCGCCACGGAAGGAGCGAAGTCATGA
- a CDS encoding MerR family transcriptional regulator — MMRLSTAEAAAASGYSHQQIRDLEHTGVIPAASRRANGYREFDEVHLHALRAYRELAIAVGPVVARRTLSEVWNAESDVAAALLSALHVDLMREREQALDALAALRAIGGEPDAAPADAMTITELSAALGVRASTLRFWEDEDLVHPERVTARAARSYPPAAIREARIVAALRAAAYRIPQVHATITALRSMAEIDGPITALESRLGAISERMSVLLRVGAVILELYRR; from the coding sequence ATGATGCGACTCTCGACAGCCGAAGCGGCGGCGGCATCCGGCTATTCGCATCAGCAGATCCGCGACCTCGAGCACACGGGAGTGATTCCGGCCGCGTCACGTCGCGCGAACGGATATCGCGAGTTCGATGAGGTGCACCTGCACGCACTGCGCGCATATCGGGAGCTGGCGATCGCTGTCGGTCCGGTCGTCGCCAGACGCACCCTGAGCGAAGTGTGGAATGCCGAGTCTGACGTCGCTGCGGCGCTGCTCAGTGCGCTGCACGTGGATCTGATGCGAGAGCGCGAGCAGGCACTCGATGCCCTGGCCGCGCTCAGAGCGATCGGTGGGGAACCGGATGCCGCGCCTGCCGACGCCATGACGATCACCGAGTTGTCAGCGGCCCTTGGCGTGCGGGCATCGACTCTGCGCTTCTGGGAAGACGAAGACCTCGTGCACCCTGAGCGCGTGACCGCGCGCGCCGCCCGAAGCTACCCGCCGGCGGCGATCCGTGAGGCCCGGATCGTCGCGGCGCTGCGGGCTGCCGCCTATCGCATCCCGCAGGTGCATGCGACGATCACCGCGCTGCGGTCGATGGCCGAGATCGACGGGCCGATCACCGCCCTCGAGTCGCGGCTGGGGGCGATCTCCGAGCGGATGAGTGTGCTCCTCAGGGTCGGCGCAGTGATCTTGGAGCTATACCGCCGATGA
- a CDS encoding zinc-dependent alcohol dehydrogenase family protein, whose product MRGVVMYGPGDVRVEEREKPTITRPTDAVIKIAATCICGSDLWPYRGTDTVHEAPMGHEYVGVVEEIGADVSTIKVGDFVVGSFMASDNTCEICQAGYQSRCVHVVPMGQYGTQAEYSLVPHADGTLVATPAQPDSDLIPALLAASDVLGTGWFAAVAAEVGPGKTVAVVGDGAVGLLGILAAKELGAERIIAMSRHADRQALARKFGATDIVEERGDEGVAKIKELTNGLGAHSVIEAVGTQESMMQAIRSTRAGGHVGYVGVSHDVALPGQELFFSGVHLHGGPAPVRRFLPELIQLIWDRKITPGDVFDLTLPLEDAAEGYKAMDGRRATKVLLTV is encoded by the coding sequence ATGCGTGGAGTAGTCATGTACGGACCCGGCGACGTCCGGGTCGAAGAGCGTGAGAAGCCGACCATCACCCGGCCGACGGATGCTGTCATCAAGATCGCGGCGACCTGCATCTGCGGATCGGACCTCTGGCCCTATCGCGGCACAGACACCGTGCACGAAGCACCGATGGGGCACGAGTACGTCGGCGTCGTCGAGGAGATCGGCGCGGACGTTTCGACCATCAAGGTCGGCGACTTCGTCGTCGGATCCTTCATGGCCTCCGACAACACCTGCGAGATCTGCCAGGCCGGTTACCAGTCCCGCTGCGTGCACGTCGTGCCCATGGGCCAGTACGGGACGCAGGCCGAGTACAGTCTCGTCCCGCACGCCGACGGCACACTCGTCGCCACTCCAGCACAGCCCGACTCCGACCTGATCCCCGCGCTGCTCGCCGCTTCCGACGTGCTCGGCACGGGCTGGTTCGCCGCCGTCGCCGCCGAGGTCGGTCCGGGCAAGACCGTCGCGGTCGTCGGTGACGGAGCCGTCGGGCTGCTCGGCATCCTCGCCGCGAAGGAACTCGGCGCGGAGCGGATCATCGCCATGAGCCGGCACGCCGACCGCCAGGCGCTGGCGCGCAAGTTCGGTGCGACCGACATCGTCGAAGAGCGTGGCGACGAAGGTGTGGCGAAGATCAAGGAACTGACGAACGGGCTCGGCGCGCACAGTGTGATCGAGGCCGTCGGCACTCAGGAGTCGATGATGCAGGCGATCCGCTCGACGCGCGCCGGCGGACACGTCGGCTACGTCGGCGTCTCGCACGACGTGGCCCTGCCGGGCCAGGAACTGTTCTTCTCCGGCGTGCACCTGCACGGCGGCCCGGCCCCGGTCCGCCGCTTCCTGCCAGAGCTCATCCAGCTCATCTGGGACCGGAAGATCACGCCAGGAGACGTGTTCGATCTGACGCTGCCGCTCGAAGATGCCGCTGAGGGCTACAAGGCGATGGACGGGCGCCGCGCCACCAAGGTGCTGCTGACCGTCTGA
- a CDS encoding metal ABC transporter permease: protein MIWDWILEPLQYDFMVRALITTVIAAVVCAVLSCWLVLVGWSLMGDAVSHAVLPGVVLAYVFGAPFAIGALVFGFLAVGLIGLIRGTSRVKEDAAIGIVFTTLFAFGLVLISVTPSQTDLNHIIFGNILGVSTGDLVQIAILAAIAFAVLIIKRRDLTLYAFDPTHAFAIGLSPRMLGALLLGVLALTAVVALQVVGVVLVVAMLIIPGATAYLLTDRFGRMLVIAPVMSALCSVVGIYLSYWIDAASGGLVVVVQGCVFALVYLFSPRQGVIGKHLRRRVPAGATA, encoded by the coding sequence ATGATCTGGGATTGGATACTCGAGCCCCTGCAGTACGACTTCATGGTGCGCGCGCTCATCACCACTGTGATCGCGGCAGTCGTGTGCGCCGTCCTCTCGTGCTGGCTGGTGCTGGTCGGCTGGTCGCTGATGGGTGATGCCGTCTCGCACGCCGTGCTGCCAGGCGTGGTGCTCGCCTACGTCTTCGGTGCGCCCTTCGCGATCGGCGCTCTGGTGTTCGGATTCCTCGCCGTCGGTCTGATCGGTCTGATCAGAGGCACGAGCAGGGTGAAGGAGGATGCCGCGATCGGCATCGTCTTCACGACCCTCTTCGCGTTCGGTCTGGTGCTGATCTCCGTCACCCCGAGCCAGACCGACCTGAACCACATCATCTTCGGGAACATCCTCGGAGTCTCCACCGGCGACCTCGTGCAGATCGCGATCCTGGCCGCGATCGCATTCGCCGTGCTGATCATCAAGCGCCGCGACCTCACCCTCTACGCATTCGACCCGACGCACGCCTTCGCGATCGGCCTCTCCCCCAGGATGCTCGGGGCGTTGCTGCTCGGCGTGCTCGCCCTCACCGCGGTCGTCGCGCTGCAGGTGGTCGGCGTCGTGCTGGTCGTGGCGATGCTGATCATCCCCGGTGCGACGGCGTATCTGCTGACGGATCGCTTCGGGCGGATGCTGGTGATCGCGCCCGTCATGTCTGCGCTGTGCAGCGTGGTCGGCATCTACCTCAGTTACTGGATCGACGCGGCGTCCGGCGGACTCGTCGTCGTCGTGCAGGGCTGCGTGTTCGCGCTCGTGTACCTGTTCAGCCCGCGGCAGGGTGTGATCGGCAAGCACCTGCGGCGACGGGTACCTGCCGGTGCGACCGCATGA
- a CDS encoding (R)-mandelonitrile lyase, with product MNIEPRTPTVKNPPEQFTGDVWFDPIIAPHDADQRMSGGLVRFAPGARTAWHSHTRGQYLRVTEGIALCGTRDGTVVEAEPGRTIYTPPGEEHWHGATEDCFMQHLALLEGADDPASTTVWLEHVSDEEYRRR from the coding sequence ATGAACATCGAACCCCGCACCCCGACCGTCAAGAACCCTCCGGAGCAGTTCACCGGCGACGTCTGGTTCGACCCGATCATCGCTCCGCACGATGCTGACCAGCGGATGTCCGGCGGCCTGGTGCGCTTCGCGCCGGGCGCCAGGACGGCGTGGCACTCGCATACCCGCGGCCAGTACCTCCGTGTCACAGAAGGCATCGCGCTGTGCGGCACCCGTGACGGAACGGTCGTCGAGGCGGAGCCGGGCCGGACCATCTACACCCCGCCGGGGGAGGAGCACTGGCACGGTGCGACAGAGGACTGCTTCATGCAGCACCTCGCCCTGCTCGAAGGCGCCGATGACCCTGCCTCGACCACGGTCTGGCTCGAGCACGTGAGTGACGAAGAGTATCGGCGCCGCTGA
- a CDS encoding DUF6194 family protein, whose amino-acid sequence MSMQQILDTVKTFDHVLVLSPEHGSTFPEISWGDHYFYFSPDGEIPQRTQPFATVVTKDYPDDTASRLGVDGRWRVNIHVGRDRAVTLTGTGPWAHTITDVIVPHPLYGMAGWVSVVNPAELTSASVLDLLRGAFDDQRRRLERQH is encoded by the coding sequence ATGAGTATGCAACAGATTCTTGACACAGTGAAAACCTTCGACCATGTCCTCGTGCTCTCACCGGAACACGGGAGCACGTTCCCTGAGATCTCGTGGGGAGACCACTACTTCTACTTCTCCCCCGACGGTGAGATTCCGCAGCGGACCCAACCGTTCGCGACGGTCGTCACCAAGGACTACCCGGACGACACCGCCTCGCGCCTTGGCGTCGACGGACGATGGCGTGTGAACATCCACGTCGGGCGAGACCGTGCCGTGACGTTGACCGGGACAGGCCCATGGGCTCACACGATCACTGATGTCATCGTCCCGCATCCGCTCTACGGCATGGCGGGCTGGGTCTCGGTCGTCAATCCGGCGGAGCTGACCTCCGCCTCCGTCCTCGATCTGCTCCGCGGCGCCTTCGACGACCAGCGTCGGCGGCTCGAGCGCCAGCACTAG